A region of the Canis aureus isolate CA01 chromosome 5, VMU_Caureus_v.1.0, whole genome shotgun sequence genome:
TTGGGAGATCTGGGCTCTAGTCTCACTGTCTCCGTGTGGGGTTTGTGTGCCTCTAGGTGTATCCCTTGTACAGACTAGACTTCATCTCCAAGGCTCCTTGAATACCTGAGTTTCTCCATtctgaaaatatttggaaacaataACATGCAAATAGAGGTAGTGGAATGTTCCTGAAACAGGAATTTCAAGAAGAAACAATGTCAGGTGTcacagaaataaaggaagatgAGATCTGGGAAAAAGATAGGATGCTCAGGAGACCAGTTTGTCTAGAGAGGGACCAAGAAGTGTCTGCAGTGTTGGACTTACTATGGAACAGAATGTAATGAATTATTCCAGGTCCTCTCACTGACTTTGTAAATaacataaatgttaataaaactgCCTGATACATTAACAAAAATGCAATCATGTGCTTTCACCAATGATCTATAAATTAAACAACTCAAAAGATTTCTTCAAGGTTGAAGGGAATTTTGAGGTAGTCTGTTGCTAGGTGAGACAGAGCTATAGCTCCTTGTTTCTCTTTAGAATATTAATTGCAGTTCTCACTTgaaatgtttcatttgttttttgtagaCCGATTGTTTCATTATGGATGGAGGGGATGATGGTAATCTTGTTATCAAAAAGAGGTTTGTGTCCGAGGCAGAACTAGATGAACGGCGTAAAAGGAGGCAAGAAGAATGGGAGAAAGTTCGAAAACCTGAAGATCCAGAAGGTATATGTATGGGGTTATAGTTTGGCATTCAACATAATGTTCCCTAATCTTCCAATAGTCCTGCAGAGTAGGTACTAATGTCTTCACTTTGGAGCTagggactgaggctcagaggagtgTAAGAACCTATGTAAGGACTTCGTAGCCAGGAGCAGAACCAGAGTACTCACTGTCCACTCTCCACTGTCCTACCTTCCAGAACATTCTGCCAGTTTGTTCCATCTGTATAGGTGGATGCAGGATCTGAGTGACTGAGAATGTGGCTGCTGTGTAGGGTTGGGCTTGCCCCTCAATCCAGTTAACTGTCTCAGGCCATGGGCCCTATTGACATTTGTAGTTGCCTTTGAGAACTGCTGGCCCCTCTCTGAGATCCAAAGCAAAACTGTGgactttgtactatttttgtgtTATCCTTGCCCTCAGATCATGCAGAGACTTGACTTTATCTTTGAAATCCTTTGTGATTccaaaataatgtgaaaaattcTAAAGTATGtgccttttcttcccccttcctttttctccctccctcttcctttcagaATGTCCAGAGGAGGTTTATGACCCTCGGTCTCTATATGAAAGGCTACAGGAACAGAAAGACAGGAAGCAGCAGGAGTATGAGGAGCAGTTCAAATTCAGTAAGCTTCAGAAAACAGTCTGGCATACCCTGCAGGGCCTTTTCGATGCACTTTGCCTCATGCAACACTTTTTCCAGTTGGCCATGGAACTGTCTTATCTAGTCCCTAGATGTTCATTTGATGGGAAAGAGACAACCTTCTGCCTTCTAGAGCACAATGAACATTTTTGTTTAGAGCTCAAGATACCCATTTTAATTCTGTGCTAATGTCTGGTAATGAGAGAAATGCCTTGATTTTATGCTGTTACCTCTCCAAAAGCCGAGGTGTTTACAAATTCTTCTAATCCTCTAAAGGATCTGCtgcttattaagaaaaaaagaaggaaaaatcttatttgactttcttttccctttagcCTGCTAAGTATTCCTTGTTCAATTATTTCCTCAGAAAATATGGTAAGAGGCTTAGACGAAGATGAGACGAACTTCCTTGATGAGGTTTCTCGGCAGCAGGAACTCCTGGAAAAGCAACGAAGAGAAGAAGAACTGAAAGAACTAAAGGAATATAGAATATCCTTTGTACTTTGAGAGAAATCTGTATGGTGTCCATTTTCTTGTCTATGTCTATGGATTTGAGTTTCTTCACAAATcgaaagaaaataagatttccTACCTAGTGACCTTTGAGTTCCCTTTCAACATTGGTACTCCCATGCCTGAAAAACCGGCAGTGATTTGTGCAGTTACATGGCATGTGCAATTGAAAGTCCAGATTCTTTAGGATTAACTAAAGGCCTAAATCCTAATAGTCAGTACCAGGGTATTTTTGCCTCGTGGGATTAGACTCTAAAACAGATGGGCAATGCAGTAAACTCATCCAGGGGAGAAATTGGCTTCtgagttttaaaaggaaatgtttagCAACTCTCCTGTGTCCTTATTAAGACCTTCcctagggatccccgggtggcgcagcggtttggcgcctgcctttggcccagggcgcgatcttggagacccgggatcgaatcccacgtcgggctcccggtgcatggagcctgcttctccctctgcctgtgtctctgcctctctctctctctctctatgtgactatcataaataaataaaatttaaaaaaatattaaaaaaaaaaaaaaaaaaaaaaaaaaaccttccctaGAGGTGTAGCCTGGTCTGTCACCACAGAAGGGTAGAGAAGACAGCAAAGATGACTTCACTTTAGCTCAGTGTTGCCTTTTTGTCTTCCACTTGCATGTCTGAATCCTACCTAGAACTTGGCTGAGTTGGAATTCTCAGTTCTATGTGCCACATCCCTACCCTCAACTCATCACACTGCCCTTGCCCccaaatgtcttctttttctgctctttttgaTTTCGGTAACTTGCCCCCAGGTGTCCAAACCAAAAACTACCTCCAAAAAGAATGTTCTCCAGGTCTGTGTAGTTCAGCTTTCTCTGTCTTTTGGGACCACTGTGACCATGCAATTGATCTCTGCTTCTGCTCGCGTCTACCACAAGAGTCAAAAGGAACATTTGAAAACATACCTGGAATCCTGTCACTTTCCTATTTAAGACACTAGTGGCTTCCTGTGGCATTTAGACTTAAGTGTACATTCTTAACAGGCCCTACATGATATAGGCCAACCCACCTTCCTGTTGCATCTTGAACTCCTTCATGTTTACTATACTCCAGCCTACTGgccttctttttgttcttctcaTACTGAGCTTTGTGATTTCATTTCAAGGCCTCTGTATTGTTTTTTGGACTGGAgtgctctgccttcagcttttaTAAGGCTGGCGTTTTATAGCCCACATCTCCCTTCCTCATAGAGACCTTCCCTAAGCATCTCATCTAAAATTTCACCAAACTATGTCACTATGTATGATGTCACTTTTTAATAGTAACTTTCATTcctgaaaatcttaatttaatttGCTTACTGGTTTCTTTGCCTCTTTACTGCTGGAATGTAAGGTAAGATGCATAAAAATAGGGACTTGGTCACCACTCATTTTCCTAGTGCCTCACATTGTAGGTTCTCAGTATATATGTGAACAAACTCCTAGGAGAGGTTAATGCAGCCACTCTAGCTTTTTTCCTGGCTTATTTAAGTATTTCAGGCTTATATGTTGAATAACCTCACTAATGTGATTGAACAAGCTTTTCCTCTCAATTGGTGATGCGACTGCATGTATATGCcagttggttttgtttgtttttacagggAGCATGCAGTAAGTTTCTTTAAAGAGCTGTGTAGGAGAAGATTTGGACTGATCCCCAGGGATTTGGTTTAAATTAAGGTGACTGACAATGGTTGAGATAAGGGAGCAGCATGGTGCTACAAAACCTGCTCTGAACTGGTAGCAAAAGATGTGGCTTCCAGACCCAGTTTTCCTAGTGGAATTCTGGTATAGCATTTATGATTGGAATTGATGGAAAATCACACCTCAATCCCAACTGTAGGGTTGAGGCTGACTCTTCTGGAGCTCCCTTCCGCCACTGCCCTCCCTGGTGACTCCAGAATAACAGCGTGCATTATTGTTTGTAGAGATGGGCAGATATATGTATTGCATTGTCAGGCACCGGACTTTTTCCTCCCAGGAAATACGTTAATTACACCGATCCCTAGGATTATGTCTTGTTTTATGTGCTTAGTTTGGCAGGCTAGCAAATAAGATGTAGAGTGTCTCCCAAAGCAGCATTCTGGGGAGTAGTGTTGGTTTGGTATGAATGTGGTTTTCAgttcaaagaaaagaatgaacagGGCAGCAGTAAGGCGAAAGAAACTTTCCTGCCCTGCTAACATTACAGTACAACACTGGAGAGGCCCCAGGAGTATTGGCTTTTGTTGGAAACTTGGTAAGTTCCTGCCATCtagaaaacctgaagaaaagCAAGCCTTCCAACCCGATGATACATAATGCACTAATCCTGGCATGCAAGTAGCCAGAGACGTGTTGAGATAGGAACTGAAGgattaaacatttgtttattgAAGCTCTAAATCAGGAGCTGATTCTTGGCTCTGCTTGATCATTATAATATGATACATTTTATAATGTGATACTTGTGAAGGCAGATAAGCTGTGATTTGTGCCCATATGAACAATAGAACTCTTGTTTTCTTCAGATTAAACCAGCATTTAGCAATATTATATGTTAAaactatgtaatttaaaaaatgtctcaTCTGATGAATTCCTTGAAATTTCTGAgatgtgtttgcatttttaaagcatttaaaggGGGAGAGGAACCTAAGGGGGAAAAAGTGGCTTATATTTCGGCTGTGgatcaaaagtaattttttacccccctccccaaaaaagaaaatgctggaggcttttttttccactttaaaagaataaaaaatgaagtgttGGTTTCTGTTTGTGTCCTACTATTATAAAAAACATgcgtctttttttttccatttctgggaaaaaatatttgtcaatattAAGAATTCTAAGAACTTATCCTTTAATGATGGAGTTGCAGGTAAAAATCAGCATGCTTGTGGTTTCTGGCTTTCAGTACTAGAAAGATGAAAcctgattcttttcattttttttttcctggaaaaccaAACATGTAATGTTAACATATTATCAGTTTCCATGTTGACTCTGAAACCATTAAATTGATGAAATTCGGAATAGTACTGAGCATTTTGCATAATCCCCATTGAATACTGCAAATATTTAAGGTAACTGCTGTTTATATGACCAAGACTTAGTGCCTGAAGAGTGATCAGAATTAGAATCTCCTTATTTCTGGTGCCCAGTTTTCCCCATTGTTCAAAGACCATATACCCCTCTTGCCCAGCCCTTTGGGCTGATAATACCTGCTTCTTAGATTTCTTGGTCACTAGATGTCACTATTTTTCCAGTAAGGCACTGCTGCCTCTTGAATAAAGAATTGCACCACATCCAACACTTCTGTCTGTTGCCTAATGGGTTGTGAGAGTGTgaaatggaggaaggggaggggctggtggagagaacaaaagaaagtGACAGACTTTGACAGCCAGAGGTTGATGTCAGGTCTGCAAGAAGTGATCTTACAAGTGAACtgattgtgcttttatttttttagagatagatttatttattttagagacagagagcatgagtgggaggggcagagggagggagaatctcaagcaggctccttgcagagcaggcgtggagcccagtgtggggctccatctagAGACCCCAAGGtcttgacctgagctaaaaccaagagtcagatgcttaactgactgtgccaccaagGCCTCCTGTTTGTGTTTTGGTTCTTGTGATCTATATGCACTGGGTTTTCTCATTAAAATCACCTTGAAGATGATGTTGAAAACAGTTTCCTAGGCCTCTGGAGGTCCTCATTTCAATAGGTTTGGGACAGGGGATGGCCTCTGGTTTATAATGAGCCTTACTGTGCTTCTGGTGTTATCTTATACCAGCAGAGGAGTTAGTCTTTGTGATGTCCAAGATTGAATGCCACTGATACTTGATATATCATAGGACATTCTGCAAAACTTGATTTTACTCTTGGGcgaaaaaagcaaatatttaaatattttcagagaagCCACATTTTCCCATGGCATTTCTGTTTCTTAAGATCTTTGTTTTCTCCAGCAAGGTGTGGCCCTATCCTTGGGAAGGTTTTCTGACCATAATTCAAGATTTTCACAGAGAATCAGAGGAATAAAGTTTGCTTCTCTGTATTATATTTGGCTTGATTTGCCTTCTTCCTCTGTGGTTACCTTCATTTCTCTTCAAGTCAGCTGGGATATGACtggcagaaaaaagaagagggcattgtttttaatataaataagcTAAACGTTACTCGGCAGAGCTGAAGTACTAATGGATTATATATGTCTGTCTTCTCTTGATTTATCATTATCCTGCTATAGCTAGCTCTTCTTTTTACCTAGTCTGACCCTTAACCTACAACACAGTAATCTCAACAAAGTTGGAATTTCTCCAGAAAATAAGAAGGAGGTGGAGAAGAAAGTGGCTGTGAAACCCATAGAAACCAAGAACAAGTTCTCCCAGGCAAAGCTGTTGGCAGGAGCCGTGAAACATAAGAGGTCAGCCAGCTCTCACACAATTTGGATCTCCCTCTGACTCTGTACTCTAAAATGCCACCGGTAATGGTAGCCTGAGCAAACAGTTGCCTAAGCATCAGTCTTGGTGACGTTTCTTTGGTAGTCctacctctctctccccttctagATTTGGTGTCTCTAGCCTTTGAGCCCTGTCCTTTGATTTTTCGTTCAACATAATACTAACTACTCTTCATCGGGCACCTGTCATGTAGCAGGCATTGTGTTACGTGCTTTCCAGGAATGATCTTACTCTTCCCACAAGTCTATAAAGTACAAATTTGATTGGCTAAGAACCTTTGTCCCAGATTGCAAAGTAATAGGAGAGGTGGAGGTCAATATTTGAGCATCTCTTTCTAGGCAAACGAGGTAGCAAGTTGTGTGAAAGGATTTGGGTAGGGTGTcatgggagcagggaggaggaaaccCGTAATTCCCTGGAGAGGGCCTCTGAGCTCAGCTTGGGGAAGATAGGGAAGGCATTAGAGTGAGATCTTGACCAGGTAGATGACTAGGGCTTTGACAGACAAGGGGGAAGAGAACATCCCTGGCAGAGAGAACAGTTGCTGCAAAGCACTGTGGCCCACAAGACCATGGAAGCTATGACAGCTGCACAGACCTGACTGGGCTCCTTGCTGATTGATGTGTGGTGGCAGTAGTGCCTAGAGGTTTTGAGAAGTTCTGTTTTAGGTTTGCTCCTCGCTAAATCCTCAGATGTCACCAAAGTGATGAAATCTGGTCATTTCAGTTTGACCAACCATACCATGGACGAAATAATGTTAAGTTTGAGTGCAATCTATTAGGAAAATCAATGTGGCATATTGGCAACCAGCCACATGTTTTCAGGGGAGTGCACTGATGCACGCTTATGGTTTGGCGCACCATCCATCTGCTGCAGATGATCCGGAGAACATTGCTTACAGATTAAAATGTCGTCATGGTTTAGCAGTGGAGGGGAGGAGTAGCAGTAACCTGAAAAGGGCTATCTGAGCCATGAATTATTCCTTTgaagttttttttggggggggggggtggaggcagagcagagggagaggcagagagagagagagagaatgttaagcaggctccatgcccagtgtggactCCATCTCTTAACCCTGAGAtatatgacctgagccgaaatcaagtcagacgcttaactgagccatccagcctcCTCTGTTCAAGTTTTCACAGCAGCTTTCATACCTGGCCCAGTGTCTTAGAATTTGGTCCTGGGTCAGTTTTACTGGACTTCAGCAAGAAAGGGCTCTATAGATGGGCAGTTCTCGGCAACGTCTAGCTGCTAGCAAAATGGATGTTATAACTCTTTCCTTAGTCCTTAGCTCACCTTTTATTAGATCAtcatttattgttgtttttttgtgtgtgtggcaagATGCTAAATGAGTCTCCTGGAGCATGAGTTCTTCGTCTACCCAGACCTGAGtttattagaatcacctgggagttTGTTAATGTGGATTCTAGGCCTCTCACTAATTCTGGTTCATTAAGTTTGAAGTGAGGTCTTGGAGTCTAATTTTTCAAGTTGTACGGATGATTCTGGTACTTGTGAAAGGAAGTCTGATACCTGGCATGTGCCTAGGGCATGATCAACATGACAGCCTACCTCtgtgctccctctccctg
Encoded here:
- the PSME3IP1 gene encoding PSME3-interacting protein isoform X2, translating into MDGGDDGNLVIKKRFVSEAELDERRKRRQEEWEKVRKPEDPEENMVRGLDEDETNFLDEVSRQQELLEKQRREEELKELKEYRSNLNKVGISPENKKEVEKKVAVKPIETKNKFSQAKLLAGAVKHKSSESGNSVKRLKSDPDPDGKSQEAPSCVSLGSTSLSAPSIHCPSAAVCIGILPGLGAYSGSSDSESSSDSEGTINATGKIVSSIFRTNTFLEAP
- the PSME3IP1 gene encoding PSME3-interacting protein isoform X1, with protein sequence MDGGDDGNLVIKKRFVSEAELDERRKRRQEEWEKVRKPEDPEECPEEVYDPRSLYERLQEQKDRKQQEYEEQFKFKNMVRGLDEDETNFLDEVSRQQELLEKQRREEELKELKEYRSNLNKVGISPENKKEVEKKVAVKPIETKNKFSQAKLLAGAVKHKSSESGNSVKRLKSDPDPDGKSQEAPSCVSLGSTSLSAPSIHCPSAAVCIGILPGLGAYSGSSDSESSSDSEGTINATGKIVSSIFRTNTFLEAP